The proteins below come from a single Saccharophagus degradans 2-40 genomic window:
- a CDS encoding sialate O-acetylesterase produces the protein MLTTFNSTIKITLLILLLSCICTTSYAEITLPKLISNSMVLQREQAITLWGWGALDEQVEVQLNGKPVGTSTTAAGKWQIQLAPQPAGGPHTITIAGTNTIALNDIYFGDVWLTSGQSNMDLPMRRVKHTYPLDVAEAHLPQVRVFTVPSQYDFNQVHNDVSGGQWLAVNPNNIEQFSAVSYFFAKALHQAKHIPIGIINSSMGGTTAEGWLSEESLQAFPTHYQKAKQYQDKHYLAQLINSDKKAQAQWHNQLTQNDKGTAEELPWYAPEYKATNWHSMQVPGYWANHPSFKDESTINGNVWFRKTLTLPNDAANEAGQIWLGTIVDADTVYINGHKIGNTGYQYPPRLYPINKNILQAGENTIVVKITSNHGKGGFVLDKPYWLEVNNTRYDLKGEWQFKVGALSAPPPSSKFVSYTAPLGYYNAMLAPLLTTQIKGVVWYQGESNVGRAEEYKSLMATLIKSWRAGFNQPELPFIVVQLANFLEAQAAPSESHWAELREAQRQIVNSTNNTALVVTIDVGEWNDIHPVRKKEVGQRAAVAARHIAYNETALVHTGPQIRCFEQHKQSITLHFEPSSAALKAPHNVVHGIQIQTEDAPFHWVWGHIKGNTVVITAQQEHVTGRVKTVRYAWADNPSAANLFNDAGLPAAPFEITNYCEQ, from the coding sequence ATGTTAACCACCTTCAACAGTACAATTAAAATAACGCTGTTAATCCTGCTGCTAAGCTGCATATGCACTACTAGCTATGCAGAAATAACCCTACCTAAATTAATTAGTAACAGCATGGTACTGCAGCGCGAACAGGCCATTACGCTTTGGGGGTGGGGAGCATTAGATGAGCAGGTAGAAGTACAACTTAATGGCAAGCCAGTAGGCACAAGCACTACTGCAGCAGGCAAATGGCAAATACAGTTAGCGCCGCAACCCGCTGGTGGGCCTCATACAATAACAATTGCAGGCACTAACACGATTGCATTAAATGATATATATTTTGGCGATGTGTGGCTCACCTCGGGCCAATCGAATATGGATTTACCCATGCGCAGGGTAAAACACACCTACCCTCTCGACGTTGCCGAGGCTCACCTGCCGCAGGTTAGAGTGTTTACCGTACCCAGCCAATACGACTTTAACCAGGTACATAACGATGTAAGCGGTGGCCAGTGGTTAGCCGTTAACCCAAATAATATAGAGCAATTCTCAGCGGTATCGTATTTTTTTGCCAAAGCATTACACCAAGCCAAACACATTCCCATAGGTATTATTAATAGCTCTATGGGCGGTACTACAGCCGAAGGTTGGCTGAGTGAAGAATCGCTGCAGGCCTTCCCTACTCACTACCAAAAAGCCAAGCAGTATCAAGATAAACATTATTTAGCCCAACTGATTAACAGCGATAAAAAAGCCCAAGCACAGTGGCACAACCAATTAACCCAAAACGATAAAGGCACCGCCGAAGAGTTGCCATGGTACGCACCAGAATACAAGGCGACTAACTGGCACAGCATGCAAGTACCGGGTTACTGGGCCAACCACCCAAGCTTTAAAGATGAAAGCACAATAAACGGCAATGTATGGTTTAGAAAAACCCTCACCTTACCCAATGACGCCGCGAATGAAGCAGGGCAAATATGGCTAGGCACAATTGTGGATGCCGACACCGTGTACATAAACGGCCACAAGATAGGTAATACCGGCTACCAATACCCACCCCGCCTATACCCCATTAATAAAAATATTTTACAGGCCGGTGAAAATACCATTGTGGTAAAAATTACTAGCAACCACGGCAAAGGCGGCTTTGTTTTAGATAAGCCCTATTGGTTAGAAGTAAATAACACACGCTACGATTTAAAAGGCGAATGGCAATTTAAGGTGGGCGCTCTCAGCGCACCACCCCCAAGCTCAAAATTTGTTAGTTACACCGCACCACTTGGCTATTACAACGCCATGCTTGCACCGTTGTTAACTACCCAAATAAAAGGTGTGGTGTGGTACCAAGGTGAATCGAATGTGGGCCGCGCAGAAGAATATAAAAGCCTTATGGCCACATTAATAAAAAGTTGGCGAGCTGGGTTTAATCAGCCCGAATTGCCCTTTATTGTAGTGCAGCTGGCAAACTTTTTAGAAGCACAAGCCGCACCCAGCGAGAGCCACTGGGCCGAATTACGCGAAGCCCAACGGCAAATAGTAAACAGCACCAACAACACCGCATTGGTAGTAACCATTGATGTGGGTGAATGGAACGATATTCACCCAGTGCGCAAAAAAGAAGTAGGCCAGCGCGCTGCAGTTGCCGCACGGCATATTGCTTACAACGAAACAGCCCTAGTGCACACAGGCCCACAAATACGCTGCTTCGAACAGCACAAGCAAAGTATTACCTTACATTTTGAACCGAGCAGCGCTGCGCTTAAAGCACCACACAATGTGGTGCACGGTATACAAATACAAACGGAAGATGCGCCCTTCCACTGGGTATGGGGGCACATTAAAGGCAATACAGTGGTTATTACCGCGCAGCAAGAACATGTGACTGGGCGCGTGAAAACAGTTCGCTACGCATGGGCAGATAACCCCAGCGCAGCCAATTTATTTAACGATGCAGGCCTACCGGCTGCCCCTTTCGAAATAACGAATTATTGCGAACAATAA
- a CDS encoding carbohydrate-binding protein: MMYTNLFNLKKHLFQTSLKLLACATLIGGTLNAAADVPAMSVQGNKVLVGGEVKSLGGMSYFWSNNGWGGEKYYNASTVSYFKQDWKASIVRAAMGVEDAGGYFDDPQGSKQKVRTIVDAAIANDMYVIIDWHSHYANTHDWAAAVQFFQEMARDYGQYNNVIYEVYNEPLDIPWGHIKSYAETVIDAIRAIDPDNVIVVGTPRWSQGVKEASWDPINRNNIAYTLHFYSGSHGQWLRNDAAEAMSNGIALFVTEWGSVNANGDGAVNEGETAAWMNFMRDNGIHHANWSVNDKAEGASALNPGASATGGWGDGDLTWSGHVVRGYLRDWNQIGSGNGNGNGTGCTEVSLPGTIEAEAYCAMDGIQTENTNDTNGGSNVGYIDAGDWMSYSVNVANAGTYTVSYRVASLGGGGVLSIENAGGSPVYGTLNVPQTGGWQEWTTVSHDISLQAGQQNIGIAAIEGGFNINWIALTPAGTNPNPVQSITLQAEDYSFMSGVQVENTSDNGGGMNVGWLDAGDWLAYHGVNIPTSGQYTITYRVASQSGGGSLQLEQAGGGVVYGNLNVPSTGGWQNWVDVSHTVTLNAGVQDFGLGITSGGFNINWIKVEAIH, from the coding sequence ATGATGTACACAAACCTCTTTAATTTAAAAAAGCACCTCTTTCAAACCTCACTTAAACTACTGGCCTGCGCCACATTAATTGGCGGCACCCTAAACGCAGCCGCTGACGTGCCAGCAATGTCCGTACAAGGCAATAAAGTACTGGTGGGCGGTGAAGTTAAAAGCCTTGGAGGTATGAGCTATTTTTGGTCTAACAACGGCTGGGGCGGCGAGAAATACTACAACGCTTCTACCGTTAGTTACTTCAAGCAAGACTGGAAGGCATCCATTGTTCGAGCTGCAATGGGGGTAGAAGATGCCGGCGGCTACTTCGATGACCCGCAGGGCTCTAAGCAAAAAGTTCGTACAATAGTAGATGCCGCCATTGCGAATGATATGTACGTCATTATCGATTGGCACTCACATTACGCCAACACCCACGACTGGGCAGCCGCTGTGCAATTTTTCCAAGAAATGGCACGTGACTATGGCCAATACAATAATGTGATTTATGAGGTATACAACGAACCACTGGATATCCCTTGGGGCCACATAAAAAGCTACGCCGAAACGGTAATTGATGCCATTCGCGCAATTGACCCAGATAACGTGATCGTAGTAGGCACTCCTCGCTGGTCGCAGGGGGTAAAAGAAGCGTCATGGGACCCAATCAACCGCAATAATATTGCCTACACGCTGCACTTCTATTCAGGTAGTCATGGCCAATGGCTGCGCAACGACGCAGCAGAAGCTATGAGTAATGGTATTGCCTTGTTTGTTACTGAATGGGGCAGCGTAAATGCCAATGGCGATGGCGCAGTCAACGAAGGCGAAACCGCAGCGTGGATGAACTTCATGCGCGATAACGGTATCCATCACGCAAACTGGTCTGTAAACGACAAAGCAGAGGGTGCATCTGCACTTAACCCTGGCGCCAGTGCCACAGGTGGTTGGGGCGACGGCGATTTGACTTGGTCTGGCCATGTTGTGCGCGGCTACCTGCGCGACTGGAACCAAATTGGTTCTGGCAATGGTAACGGCAACGGCACAGGCTGCACCGAGGTTAGCCTACCAGGCACGATAGAAGCGGAAGCCTACTGCGCAATGGATGGTATCCAAACCGAAAACACCAACGACACCAACGGCGGCAGTAACGTGGGCTACATAGATGCTGGCGACTGGATGAGCTACAGCGTAAACGTTGCTAACGCAGGCACTTATACCGTGTCTTACCGCGTGGCTAGCCTTGGCGGCGGCGGTGTTCTAAGCATTGAAAATGCCGGCGGCTCGCCCGTTTATGGCACGCTGAATGTACCGCAAACTGGCGGCTGGCAAGAATGGACCACTGTATCTCACGATATTAGCTTGCAAGCCGGCCAACAAAACATTGGCATAGCGGCAATAGAAGGTGGTTTTAACATCAACTGGATAGCCCTAACCCCTGCTGGCACCAACCCCAACCCAGTGCAAAGTATTACCTTACAAGCAGAAGACTACTCCTTTATGAGTGGCGTGCAGGTAGAAAATACTAGCGACAATGGCGGCGGTATGAACGTAGGCTGGTTAGATGCTGGCGACTGGCTTGCCTACCACGGCGTAAACATTCCAACCTCTGGCCAATACACCATAACTTACCGAGTAGCCAGCCAAAGCGGTGGTGGAAGCCTGCAGCTAGAACAAGCAGGTGGCGGCGTTGTTTACGGTAACCTGAACGTACCAAGCACTGGCGGCTGGCAGAACTGGGTAGACGTAAGCCATACCGTTACCCTTAACGCTGGTGTACAAGATTTTGGGTTAGGTATTACTAGTGGTGGCTTCAATATTAACTGGATAAAAGTCGAGGCAATTCACTAA
- a CDS encoding helix-turn-helix domain-containing protein has translation MLGRIFNIHDVVLIVTIMECLLLALFQLAIPSGTKKDKALLSAFLASIAISSVGVLLLWNDSISLGSYFDNSLLPYFLTVSLLARGPLLFLYVQYLTKENAIIARRHIAYFLPIPIFIGYIYWFGVQSDHLTMRAEEEAQKQIANVIWDFVKYFTVAFAVLSILYIRQYQLRLKQQFSAVSMGAVAWLYLLTAGFLLSWAWGIVTHLLSGQGLIPLVLANAFGLAANYMTFILVNSLFVYSLIYAHSALRTNQDATTPIVEAEIEDTAPNRIKFAMEHDKVYLKPNLSIEALAKRIDLPVKTVSSVINVQFNTNFFEYVNTHRVEAAKALLAQPEHAKTPVAEIMTLAGFSSKSAFHRFFKRVTNMSPSEYRKQHAESN, from the coding sequence ATGCTTGGTCGCATTTTTAATATTCATGATGTTGTGCTTATTGTTACCATAATGGAGTGTCTACTGCTGGCGCTTTTTCAGTTGGCAATACCATCTGGCACTAAAAAAGATAAAGCCTTGCTTAGCGCATTTTTGGCATCTATTGCGATAAGTTCTGTGGGCGTATTGTTGCTTTGGAACGATTCTATCTCGTTGGGTAGCTATTTTGATAATAGCCTGTTGCCGTATTTTTTAACTGTAAGTTTGCTTGCGCGTGGGCCGCTACTCTTTCTTTATGTGCAGTACCTAACCAAAGAAAACGCAATCATCGCGCGTAGGCACATCGCCTATTTTTTACCTATTCCTATTTTTATTGGTTACATTTATTGGTTTGGGGTGCAATCAGACCACCTAACAATGCGGGCAGAGGAAGAGGCGCAAAAACAAATAGCCAACGTAATTTGGGACTTTGTTAAATATTTCACGGTCGCCTTCGCGGTGCTATCAATTCTGTATATTCGGCAGTATCAATTGCGATTAAAACAGCAGTTTTCTGCTGTTTCTATGGGTGCTGTTGCGTGGTTATATTTACTTACGGCGGGTTTTTTACTTAGTTGGGCGTGGGGCATTGTTACCCATCTTTTGTCGGGGCAGGGGCTTATTCCATTAGTGCTTGCCAATGCATTTGGTTTAGCTGCCAACTACATGACGTTTATATTAGTAAATAGCTTATTTGTGTACAGTTTGATTTACGCCCACAGTGCTTTGCGAACAAATCAAGATGCAACCACCCCAATAGTAGAGGCAGAAATAGAAGACACTGCACCTAATAGAATAAAATTTGCCATGGAGCACGATAAGGTTTATTTAAAGCCTAACCTAAGTATAGAGGCGCTGGCTAAGCGGATAGATTTACCGGTTAAAACTGTTTCTAGTGTTATTAATGTTCAGTTTAATACCAATTTTTTTGAATATGTGAACACCCATAGGGTAGAAGCAGCAAAGGCGTTGCTTGCACAACCTGAGCACGCCAAAACCCCAGTCGCAGAAATAATGACATTGGCGGGCTTTAGCAGTAAATCGGCTTTTCATCGTTTTTTTAAACGCGTAACCAATATGTCTCCTTCGGAATATAGAAAGCAGCACGCTGAAAGTAATTAA